The genome window catccagTCGACGGCGaactacaacaagaacaacaacaaaaacaacacaaattgtTACACACTTGGTTAGCCAACGAGGGGTTAAGCTTTAGTTGGAGTTAACGTGCGTCCAATCAGAAGTTTTTTCTTTAACCGAATACGGTGCGAAAGTTACGAGAGGGAGAGAcatagagagacagaaagagagagcgagagaagctttttattctatttattatcAGTATCCAGTGTCCAGTGTTGCCACACTAAGTTTTGTgttagttttaattaatttatttgcatacttttaggcaggCAGCTGAGACTTGGTTCTCAGCACAAAGAACGGAGAGGCTAAAGACCCTAATCCTTTAAAAATCGTCAGTCCGAGTGGGTGTGTGTCCTGCCACAACGCAAGTGTacttcaattttcataatgaaaataacaacaatgaagTCTAAGCGCAAATATGGCTGTTTAGAGAAtatttgaaaagaatttttcaattattaacatttaagcttatttttcgtatatatcatttattattgtagtgtattgtattttataatttatccCAAAAACACGTTTGTTTCttgcacaaaacacaaaccCCCCAGTATTTATTTCccctttaaaaaaaaaacaaaaacaaaaaacaaaccaagTTCAGTTCAGACGGTTTAACGTAGCAAAGTGTGAGAGAGTAGTACGGGTGTTTTTGTCATTTGCTTTTTCGATATAAGAATACTTAGAGTTCTTAGCtaccacaaacaacaacaagaagaagagctgcaatttacattttaacaaTAAGCACCAAGAACAAACATGGAGAGCTTCTCGCCAGATTTGCTTTGGATGGTCGTTATCGGCTTTCTCATAGCATTCGTTTTGGCCTTTGGCATCGGCGCCAACGATGTGGCCAACTCCTTCGGCACTAGCGTGGGATCCGGCGTTCTAACCATACGACAAGCCTGCGTTTTGGCCACTATCTGTGAGATTTCGGGAGCCGTTTTAATAGGTAAGTTGGGAAAGAACTGTAAATTTGTATACAATTGTTTCGTTTTCAAAAGCGAGCTTTCAAGTGACGAaactcaatattttatttacctatATTGGGGTCAATACATATTATTTGAAGCTCAATATTTGTTGGATTGAAATAATCAAAAGCCATGTATTGAAAGCTCATTGATAACTTCAAAGCTTTAGATAGAGCTCAACAATCAAAAGCCCCTTCTAAATACTTTATAACAATTAACTGTAAGCTCCTTTTTACGGTAACCAATTGTGAAGATTTAGAAAAACCTCACAATTTTTTGGATTAATCAAATCGAAAAGTCGCTCCTTAAATGGTTTAACTGCAAGCTCCTTTTTACTGCAACCTATTATGAAGCTTTAGCAAAAGCTCACAATTTATTGGATTAATCAAATCGAAAAGTCACTTATTAAATGCTTTGTTCAATAGGCTACAAGGTGTCGGACACGATGCGCAAGGGAATCCTTGAGGTGGGTCTCTACGAAGGCTCCGAGGAGGTGCTGATGCTGGGCTGTGTTGCGGCGCTAGCAAGCAGCGCCGTTTGGCTGCTGGTGGCCACGTTCCTCAAGTTGCCCATATCGGGTACGCACAGTATTGTTGGCTCCACCATTGGATTCTCGCTGGTTGCACGTGGCGTGCAGGGTCTCAAGTGGTCAACGCTGGGCACCATCGTCGGCTCGTGGTTCATATCGCCGGTGATGAGCGGCATTGTGAGCATTCTGCTCTTTCTGGCCATACGCCGTTTCATTCTGCGTGCCAAGGAACCGCTCAAGGCTGGCTTTCGATCACTGCCTATTTTCTATGGCGTCACGTTCTTCATCAATGTGATTAGTGTGGTTCTGGATGGACCCAAATGTAAGTTGAAGCggcttttattatattatctCTAGCTAATCGTGCTGAATTTGTTGTCTCATTAAGTGCTCTATATGGACAACATACCCACTTGGATAGCATTAACGGCCAGCGTGGGCTTGTCCCTGGTGGTGGCGCTGCTGACGCAGTTGGTCGTGGTGCCTTTGCAACGCCGTTCCATTGCCAAACAGCTCAGGGCACAGAATCCAGTCAAGTTCAATTTCGAGGACTCTGTGGGTAAATGTCGACAAAATAGCCTTTGTCTCAATCTAGTTAATAatcgaattgaattaaattgcagAATCATCGCCTTCTGGCAGCCCCAAGAAGCAACGCCGTCCACTTTCGCTGGTCAGCGAGGGAAAACCATTGCCAGCCATTGCCGAAATCACCGAACTCGTTTCGCTCAGCGACAATTCGCCAAAGACCTTTAAGTTGGCGCCATTTGGACTTGCGGCCAAGAATAATAATGCTCCTGCCGAAGACTATAAAATCAATCCCGAGCTCATACGCAAGGCTGAGGATCTGCTGGGCAAGGCTAGCTTGGATAACACCGATCTGACTGTCACCAGTTTGAACTACAtcgatgagcagcagcagctgcagcaacagcaaaacggTCGCAAGCTACAGGAATGCTTTAAGCGCATCCAGTCACCCAAGGAGGAGCACAAGCAGACGCAGCTGCAGGTGGCAagcggagcagcagcaacgccaacgggagcaactgcagcagctggcAATAATAATCTGCAGGTGGTGGAAAGTGGCGGCAGTTTGGACCTCATGATCAGCTCCACATTGTCGCCCAATTCGAGCAAGGTGCCACTGATTGAGAGCAAGGAAGCGCTTCACgagcaggaggaggagttCAAGCGGGAGGCTGGACAGCGTGCCAGCAGTGGCGAGGAAACCCAAGAGGTCTCCATGCTCTTCTCATTCCTGCAGATTCTTACTGCGACCTTTGGCAGCTTTGCGCACGGCGGCAACGATGTGAGCAACGCAATTGGACCGCTAATTGCACTCTATATGATCTATCGCGAGGGTTCGGTCATGCAGCGGGCGGAGAGTCCCATTTATATTTTGATCTACGGTGGCGTTGGCATCTCCGTGGGTCTGTGGCTGTGGGGACGACGCGTCATTGAGACCATTGGCAACGATCTAACCAAGATCACCTCATCAACGTAAGTCATTTCACTCGATATGTAAAGCAATTAACTGACTCGGGTATCTTTTTTAGTGGCTTTACTATTGAAATAGGCGCTGCCATCACCGTACTGCTGGCCAGCAAAATTGGTTTGCCCATTTCGACGACACACTGTAAGGTCGGTTCGGTGGTCTTTGTGGGACACGTGAGTGCCGCGGGACGCAAGAAGCAACAGGATCATCAACAGCAgggagaacaacaacagcagacagCTGAAGCAACAGGACAACCCATGGAGGATGGGAGTGTGGATTGGCATCTGTTCCGGAATATCGCCTATGCCTGGATAGTCACTGTGCCTGTGACCGCATTGCTCAGCGCTGGAATGATGTATGTGCTCTGTGCCGTGGCTGTGGATGATATGGGTCAGGTCTAAAGGCTCCACTccattcaattattaaatgtaaaagcGCCATACTAAAGACAAACAACACAACGCTAATTAAGATGCAGCAAAAcctaagcaaaaaaaaagaaattgagaaaaaacaaaacaaatttaaacttAACAAAATTACTCAAATAACTAAGCAAAAAGTTAAAGAGCAGATAAAGCATTTTACTTAACGTCTAGAACAGGGGTGCTCAACGCCTATACACTGagtgcacttttgtttttgtagatgCTCTGTGCTTATGGCTAGTGCGCCCATACGCACCGTGCATATGGGCTTCGATTTGCatgcgaaacaaaaacaattttgcttGTTTCTCCTTTACATCTCTTTCCGTCGTCACGCTTCGTTGACCgcaatgtattttgtttttgttttttccgcGAACACATGCACTGGAACTTATTCTTCTGTCTGCGTtggcttttgatttattaaaatgcgtAATATGCTTCGTAGTTCTGGatgtaaacacaaaatacaatcgtcatttctctcagtgcacaGCTGCGCCTCAACACAAAAGCGCCGCTACATATGTACACGTTTTCTTGTGTCTGTGTTAGTAGACGCACTGCCATAAGACGAATTTGAGCACCCCTGGTCTAGAACGTCTGATCATAACTGATATTATTGGTATTACggcataaatattgtttattatatacatacatatatatatatatattgatattgtaaaCAAACCACACAAAACTCACCACAAAAATTCCCTTTGTTTTACCTTAGAAAGGAACGAGCCTAAAGTTTATAAACCTAATCTGATTAATGTCCAGTGCAATTGTTTATCGCATTCAAATTAACACACGCATTTTTTCgttgaaatttcattaaagAGAGTTTTtacattcaattcaaattacaaaGCAATAGAGCTAAACttatgaataaaatacaaaactactacagaaaagcacaaaatacaataacacTGACACTAACTCTGAAGGGGGAGCAAGCTCAGCTAAGCTTTTGATTTTACTGGCAACGCGGAGCTTTTGAGCGCGGCATGCAAATTATGCTCTGCGAGCTTTGACGCTCACGTCAGCGCAGGGGGAGCTTTTGAGCGTGGCGCGTCGTGTCGCGCGTGTGTGCGAACACAGCCGAGTCAGTTGAGTTTTGTACTTCGATGCGTTCGGTTGGCAATCGCTTGGGCAAGCTGCTCTGCAATTGGTTCGGTATTGAACTCGTAACGCCTGCGCGTGTTTTGAACGGTTAACAATCAAATTGTGTGACAGATTTAACAAATACAGCGCAATtgttaaatatacaataattcgGTTGGTGTAAAAGTGTCAAGTGTGCCCCCACAACTATTACAAAACCTTAACTCGCAATTGGATTTACGCAAATTGGAGcaaaggaaaagaaaagcaaataaatgcaaaacaaaaaactgaaagGTAAGCTTGTGTGCACAAAAGTTGGCAACGCAAAATATAAGTTAGTTGGCAACTCTTTAAATGCATTCAATTTGCGAGTTGCAGCCAAGTCTTTGACACATTTCCCTTTCCTAACTAATTGTCTTAATTCTACGTTGTGGCACCTGCTgttcgttctctctctctcactctcattgTCTGCTTCCTGCCTGCACTTCCTTTTCCATTGACATTCCTAACGCCCATTGCGATTGGTTTCGCAGATTGTCAGAGTTCCAGAGTTCAATTTGTCTCGTTCGATTTGATTTTAGGTTTTCCGTTTTCCgttttcatttcacatttctcCATTGGCAGGTTGTTCTATCTATCGATGTACAAGTATCTGTCTACATGCTGTATTACTTAATTTCTTAGCTTAATCCGATTTGCGTGCAttgaactttttattttattttttcccctctctttttttgtatcATCTGAAAGGTGTGTTTTTGCCGCTCAACTTCTTGAGGTAACCAAACAtgagtattattattattgttgttgttgttctccttcttcttattcttcatttcactgttgttgttactgattgttttttttttatttttgtgttgtactTCTTTGTTGTCTTGTTCTCGATTTCGAAACGTTTATTTAATGAGTTCTTTCCCAGTttcatgtttgttttttaattttttatacccgctacccatagggtagaagggtattataactttgtgccggcaggaaatgtatgtaacaggtagaaggaggcatctccgaccctataaagtatatatattcttgatcagcgtaaacagccgagacgatctagccatgtccgtctgtccgtctgtgtgtctgtccgtctgtccgtctgtccgtccgtccgtccgtccgtatgaacacctagatctcagagactataagagatagagctataattttttttttcgacagcatttgttatgtttgcacgcagatcaagtttgtttcaaatttttgccacgcccacttccgcccccgcaaatcaaaaaaatcaaataacaagcgtaattgtaaagctagaattgcgaattttggtatatataataactactatagtagttatgattcctgaaaatttggttgcgatcagataaaaattgtcgaagttattaaagaaatacttttgtatgggcaaaacgcctacttactaggggtctaatttgctttggccgacaatctggtatattgtgccgtctatggtatattttgaatggtgtactatatcgatataccaaatataccatttggtatatttttagtatttttagtatatttggtatattttttataataataccccaaaatatatttttagtatttttgtagtataattggtatgttttgagaataataccgcaaaatatattgcttttattcaaaatgggtagcgggtatctcacagtcgagcacactcgactgtagctttcttacttgttttatttataatttttgtatttttgttaaatgcCTTTCGGCAATTGTTGTGAATTTATCATGAATGAAGTGCAATTATTTACCTTTTACATTTTACGATTTATTTGTGTTCCTTTTGCAAATGTTATAACAATTTGCCAGGCATTTTTGAGGTTCCATCGATTATAACATCGCTTACTTAATGTTCCGTAATAAGATCTGGTTTTAACATTAAATCAATTACACTTCCTTTTtgttaacacaaaaaaaaaggtttctGGAAATTTTCTAGAAAGTTTATTTAAAGGCTTTATTTCATATTCCTAGGAAAAACTTTGTATTGtcttcaaaaaataccaaaagtttttcaatatttcaatattaagtGAATCTTGAAGATTGTATTTCTTGTAAAACAAAGATTTGTATGCTTAtgaatttaatagtttttaaaattcCGAAATATGAGCTGATGGCTttgaaaatcaattcaaaGATCAATTTGAAGATGTTGTCATGTTGTTTATCATCTTTGCAAAACTCGTATCACTTTTCCCACTTGTAATTGGAGAATTCCTAATTTTGCAAAgattaaacataataaaatttcagaaatttgTTGAAGCTATTAAAAGGCAATAGCTCGAATACTTTTTGGCAAAGTCAGGATTTATCAGTGGGTTCTTCATTTAAAGACTTTTCCCCAGCTTGGTGAAAACGAGGCTAATTAATGTGGCTGTTAAGCGCGCTTAGCATGTGTTCTCAGTTGACCCATTTTGGGTTATTGAACAGGTGTCTTGAGATTTAGCATAGAGCCCAGCAAAATATTGCTATACGTCTTCTCTGATTGTTTGCCCGGCTAGCTGTAGTTCATTATTATGTGGCGAGTCTAGCGGTGATTTTGCCATTTACCAACAAAGAATACAAAGATGAAAACGACAAAAGTTTAAAGCCAATTCTTCTGGCAGAACAAAAGCCAGGTAAAGCCATTAGTTTGGCCATAGCAAATGGCCAAAAAGTCATTAAAGACGAAAATCTATTGAAATCTGGCatacaagcaaaaaaacacgccttcaaaatatttcaacggACAGCAAgctctttttttgttctgcttctttttttataccaGGTGGAATACCAATTGCAAACTCTGCAAGACTGGTTCTTTTAGAGAGCTACTGTGGCCTGTTAATTATGCGCTTATCAGTTCATTACTAGCTTCTAAGGCTGGACTGCAGACCGTGAGGCAGCTGGCAATTACACTCACCTCGATTGCACCTCGGATGCGCCTCGATTAATCAGAACCCGAATCAGAATATCGCATCGTATCCATTagatacaatttcaaattgaagcTGAGCAACATGTTATTATTGCTCTGCTTTTGTGCAACTTctttcatatacatatgtacatatacatatgtatgtacatgtatgtgtgttcaTAATGATAACTCTGATGGCCAATACATTATCCTCCTCAGCGCACCCAACTTTATCCACTTTCTCCACCTTGAGCTCCTTGTACATTTGTTGGCTCTGACTTTCTTGGCGCAATTTGCTGTGTTCCGCGATAGCACCAAAGACACTCCCACAACCATTGCactttttaatcattttttgttagcttttgcatatttgcgaACTGGAATTGCAAAATCATGTGGCTACAGAAAGCCACAGAATATTTTGGAAAGTGTTTTGAGTAAATACAGCCAAGTTATACAAGTattcaaaatgtataaaaaaatataaaataaaatcaatattaattaCTAAGGCAGAGCAAAACTTcagtaaattgaatttgagaatttattctgtcttcattttctttacaccattattttaatgcatttcttCAAtctaaaaattcaatttttcctcaaaaaaatgaaaatctttgatttttgttttaaattttattttatattttatttgattatttacaaaaatggGTTTAATTTCCCtacttttgttttaataataaaaatatattgtgttataagtaaattattaaatatttggatAACATAATAtgacaaataatttaatttactactCCAAAAAAATGATTTGCTTCCAATCCTATCctattttttttcactttacaGTATTTGTAGTATTATGTTAATAGTAAAATTCCAATTACAATATTCCGAAAACTGGACTTGTATCGTAATGCGTTTGTGATTGAAGTTggtttttcttaattttacgCTTAAACTTTCTAATGCGTTCGATGGGCTTCCTGCATCATTGAAAATGCCATGAAATTTCCTTAAAGCAGCTATCAAGTTTGCACTCCGCTTCGTCCTTCCTCCAGCTTTCCGTTTGcctcgcttttttttttgcatcgTTGTCGACGTCATTGTCACTAAAATTGAAGTCGTTGGCATGAAGTTTGCCGTTGCCATGGCTCGACTGCATTTCCCACTCAAGACAACATTTCATAAAGTTTATTAAACTTTAACCAAATTGTTAAAGCGACAAACCCCCCTCCCGTTTCCCCTTCGGCTCTGACTGCCCATTCACTTTTCGTGTTGGTCGCTGTAGGCGCTGCAAACAAGTTCATCAGCATTTTGGCTAGGTCCGCATACAGCCTCAACTTGGCCAAAACAAACTGCCACTTGACGGGTtcgtggttgctgctgctgctgctgctgatgttgatggCAATGGAAGTGTAATTGGAAATGGTCAGAGCCGGCAGTTGGAGCACGTTGCGTTTTCTTGAGTATTTTCCTCGAATGCTATTCAAATACACTCGCTGTCACTCACAAGCCACGCTTTTCCTTCGATTAGAGCAAGCTGCTAAAATGTCTGCAAGCTGAATActaatagtatattattaactGACACGATCCGTTGACATAAACTCTGTTATTCCAAAGatactaattttaaaatacaaaaaaattgcgactaaaattatatacatatttgtgaacatcaaaaatcgattacattaatttcgaaattagtttttaatacaACATTTGATTACcaaatcttttttattatgaaaaatacaaaaattcacaatgaaatgaattcacttaatttttaattcaacaatacaaaatagtaattacaaaaattcttGAGAGTCTTTAAGTAGGATCGTAGTTTTTccctttattaattttcttaagCTTCAAGCAATTTCAAGGTAACATAACAGCATGTTGCCATTCACTTGCTCAGCataaatgcataaac of Drosophila nasuta strain 15112-1781.00 chromosome 3, ASM2355853v1, whole genome shotgun sequence contains these proteins:
- the LOC132794369 gene encoding sodium-dependent phosphate transporter 2; this encodes MESFSPDLLWMVVIGFLIAFVLAFGIGANDVANSFGTSVGSGVLTIRQACVLATICEISGAVLIGYKVSDTMRKGILEVGLYEGSEEVLMLGCVAALASSAVWLLVATFLKLPISGTHSIVGSTIGFSLVARGVQGLKWSTLGTIVGSWFISPVMSGIVSILLFLAIRRFILRAKEPLKAGFRSLPIFYGVTFFINVISVVLDGPKLLYMDNIPTWIALTASVGLSLVVALLTQLVVVPLQRRSIAKQLRAQNPVKFNFEDSVESSPSGSPKKQRRPLSLVSEGKPLPAIAEITELVSLSDNSPKTFKLAPFGLAAKNNNAPAEDYKINPELIRKAEDLLGKASLDNTDLTVTSLNYIDEQQQLQQQQNGRKLQECFKRIQSPKEEHKQTQLQVASGAAATPTGATAAAGNNNLQVVESGGSLDLMISSTLSPNSSKVPLIESKEALHEQEEEFKREAGQRASSGEETQEVSMLFSFLQILTATFGSFAHGGNDVSNAIGPLIALYMIYREGSVMQRAESPIYILIYGGVGISVGLWLWGRRVIETIGNDLTKITSSTGFTIEIGAAITVLLASKIGLPISTTHCKVGSVVFVGHVSAAGRKKQQDHQQQGEQQQQTAEATGQPMEDGSVDWHLFRNIAYAWIVTVPVTALLSAGMMYVLCAVAVDDMGQV